The following are encoded in a window of Ogataea parapolymorpha DL-1 chromosome VII, whole genome shotgun sequence genomic DNA:
- a CDS encoding PX domain-containing protein codes for MSALGSAPALSAAEEHFLKKELINLELTEEINRLSPTYTDAYGLRRFGPPFKMYDPRSPPAMDRERLEAATNGCVAQFDAEFPLLRFMFTEYLVTFPFIKMHLERLENKNELWDRVQVFWEMWRTKKISNSNDRGELSKRKLAVHKLQSLLLTLFNSAILCRGDEEYFRTSEHRNTYKKMNKLTAGELTLDQREDENYVNGLLINVVGVAAAKEMKARYFLGSSESKYYNFIIRVRTQDGKEWHVKRRYSQFAEFDRTLGKVFPGTDLPILPPKTKAKVSLSSAAETEQLAQGTDAVDVAKLEELFMSALRRTVSEEHADEGDNEHEFPRESLRVALRGYLQSLATLQPVCKSDEFLEFISANPVELTAEEQNDIEQRRQLDFYTVLQHYKFQQETLRAVSQLETEMEELKAVLYSEGFAYIFKQLETKSTSSELSKPLRSLVQLVQIEIASTIYELFVGSDSSRETLGLVKRLHRLFPYGLVATILRFTNPMQIVKKLIDLFTFQMPVGFGRKSRSLLQVIFAGVLNDDLKKCDRELAELHRAVLRKGEKYAALLDKIDAYFAASDETVLQVKKTAQKSGLGIFPALLLNNNDLTPKLDESVLLEVLDTVKKSKTDKNTAFVLLHSYFKASLRRLDKVSLKELWDEPELIDLIKELLAIFFQPLIRLFKSAQIHLYIPVVQRYMNELIQLAEYFQNEHFSPNVVASFMGLQEKYQEAVYGFMHRLYLSDMEQQEGLFAGFLGWFNRFVSFLRFVRDGHEELVLDLSSLGADEGVRKEIRAIIAEIEEKRRKYEQLAQQQPQTTRTQVDTNWEKVKTKMLGLAGDTADLERLGEYVGVSSEDLMELNSALDAEEPVDGIFHEMDTAAFLRAVQQVSVSDEEFRKNDETGQYRWGHIAGLESRFRPQLVAVLTAWRKLASE; via the coding sequence ATGAGTGCCCTTGGTTCTGCGCCAGCATtatctgctgctgaggagcATTTTCTGAAGAAGGAATTGATCAACTTGGAGCTCACCGAGGAGATCAACAGACTCTCGCCAACGTACACAGATGCGTACGGTCTGCGCCGGTTTGGCCCGCCTTTCAAGATGTACGATCCTCGCAGCCCGCCTGCGATGGACCGCGAGCGGCTCGAGGCAGCCACAAACGGGTGTGTGGCCCAATTCGACGCCGAATTTCCTCTTCTGCGCTTCATGTTCACCGAATACCTCGTCACGTTCCCGTTTATCAAAATGCATCTGGAAAGACTGGagaacaagaacgagctATGGGACAGAGTGCAGGTTTTTTGGGAGATGTGGCGAACAAAGAAGATCAGTAACAGTAACGACCGGGGCGAGCTCAGCAAGCGCAAGCTGGCGGTGCACAAGCTTcagtcgctgctgctgacgTTGTTCAACTCTGCTATTCTTTGTCGCGGCGACGAAGAGTATTTTAGAACGAGCGAGCACAGAAACACGTACAAGAAAATGAATAAGCTGACGGCCGGCGAGCTGACGCTAGATCAGCGTGAAGACGAGAACTACGTGAATGGGCTGCTGATTAATGTTGTTGGCgtggctgctgccaagGAAATGAAGGCCCGCTATTTTTTGGGCTCGAGCGAGTCGAAATATTATAATTTCATCATTAGAGTGCGCACGCAGGACGGCAAAGAATGGCACGTGAAACGACGGTACTCGCAGTTTGCAGAGTTCGACAGGACGCTTGGAAAAGTTTTTCCTGGCACAGACCTGCCTATCTTGCCTCCAAAGACCAAGGCCAAGGTGAGTCTATCGTCTGcggcagaaacagagcaGTTGGCGCAGGGCACGGACGCCGTGGACGTGGCgaagctggaagagctgttTATGAGCGCGCTGCGGCGCACAGTCAGCGAGGAACACGCCGACGAGGGCGACAACGAGCACGAGTTCCCGCGTGAGAGTCTGCGCGTGGCTCTGCGCGGCTACCTGCAGTCGCTGGCGACTCTGCAGCCGGTCTGCAAGAGcgacgagtttctggagttTATTTCGGCAAACCCTGTCGAGCTGACTGCCGAAGAACAGAATGACATTGAGCAGCGACGCCAGCTGGACTTCTACACCGTTTTGCAACATTACAAGTTCCAGCAGGAGACGCTTCGTGCTGTGAGCCAGCTGGAGACAGAAatggaggagctcaaggcgGTTCTGTATTCTGAAGGTTTTGCGTacattttcaagcagctggagacgAAGAGCACGTCCAGCGAGCTGTCCAAGCCGCTCAGGTcgctcgtccagctcgtaCAGATCGAGATTGCGTCGACAATATACGAGCTGTTTGTCGGCAGTGACAGCTCGCGCGAAACGCTGGGCCTGGTGAAACGTCTGCATCGGCTGTTTCCGTACGGGTTGGTGGCTACGATTCTGCGATTCACCAACCCGATGCAAATTGTCAAGAAATTGATCGACCTGTTCACGTTCCAGATGCCTGTTGGGTTTGGACGCAAAAGCCGGTCGCTGTTGCAGGTGATTTTTGCTGGAGTTCTGAACGACGATCTGAAAAAATGCGACAGAGAGCTGGCAGAGCTGCACAGAGCAGTGCTGCGCAAGGGCGAAAAATACGCCGcgttgctggacaagatcgacgcgtATTTTGCCGCGTCGGACGAGACGGTGCTGCAGGTTAAGAAGACCGCGCAGAAAAGCGGACTGGGCATTTTCCCAGCGCTATTGCTGAACAACAACGACCTGACGCCAaagctggacgagtcgGTTCTGCTGGAGGTGCTGGACACGGTGAAAAAGTCCAAGACCGACAAAAATACAGCCTTCGTCCTGCTGCACTCATACTTCAAAGCGAGCCTGCGCCGACTCGACAAAGTCtcgctcaaggagctgtGGGACGAGCCGGAGCTGATCGAcctgatcaaggagctgctaGCAATCTTCTTCCAGCCGCTGATCCGGTTATTCAAAAGCGCACAAATCCATTTGTACATCCCTGTGGTGCAACGGTACATGAACGAGTTGATCCAGCTGGCAGAGTACTTCCAAAACGAGCACTTCTCACCAAACGTGGTGGCCAGCTTCATGGGGCTCCAGGAAAAATACCAGGAGGCGGTGTACGGGTTTATGCACAGGCTGTATTTGAGCGACatggagcagcaggaggGTCTGTTTGCCGGGTTTCTGGGCTGGTTCAACCGGTTTGTGTCGTTTCTGCGGTTTGTGAGGGATGGACatgaggagctggtgctggaTCTGAGCTCGCTGGGCGCCGATGAGGGCGTGAGGAAGGAAATACGGGCCATTATTGCGGAAATCGAGGAAAAACGGCGCAAgtacgagcagctggcgcagcagcagccgcagaCGACGCGCACGCAGGTGGACACGAACTGGGAGAAGGTGAAGACCAAGATGCTGGGGCTTGCAGGCGACACGGCAGACCTGGAACGGCTGGGCGAGTACGTTGGAGTGAGCAGCGAGGATCTGATGGAGCTGAACAGCGCGTTGGACGCAGAGGAGCCGGTGGACGGGATTTTCCACGAGATGGACACAGCTGCGTTTCTGCGCGCGGTGCAGCAGGTGAGCgtgagcgacgaggagtttcgcaagaacgacgagacgGGACAGTACAGGTGGGGCCACATAGCCGGGCTGGAAAGCCGGTTCCGGCCGCAGCTTGTGGCTGTGCTCACGGCGTGGAGAAAACTGGCATCTGAGTAG
- a CDS encoding Component of the TOM (translocase of outer membrane) complex encodes MSRALGYSVLAVATAAVGYCIYFDYARRNNPEFRKKIVKNKKRAAKKAKQEAEADKKQKLEALKEKLNQSLAEEPLPKDAAEKEKFFMTQVTIGEQMSALEGKDIEAAIHFYKGLAVYPNPTGILDIYQRTIPEHIYELIMMLTAIQPPASVMNVLQDSIPSLDQD; translated from the coding sequence ATGTCTAGAGCTCTTGGATACTCCGTCTTGGCAGTCGCCACCGCCGCCGTCGGCTACTGCATCTACTTCGACTACgccagaagaaacaacCCTGAGTTTAGAAAGaaaattgtcaagaacaagaaaagAGCAGCCAAAaaggccaagcaggaggccgaggccgacaaaaagcagaaactggaagCTCTCAAGGAGAAACTCAACCAGTCGCTCGCAGAGGAGCCGCTGCCTAAGGACGCCGCCGAGAAGGAAAAATTCTTCATGACCCAGGTCACCATCGGCGAGCAGATGAGCGCTCTCGAGGGCAAGGACATCGAGGCTGCCATCCACTTCTACAAAGGCCTGGCTGTCTACCCTAACCCAACCGGAATCTTGGATATCTACCAAAGAACCATTCCAGAACACATCTATGAACTGATCATGATGCTCACCGCCATCCAGCCTCCAGCAAGCGTGATGAACGTTCTCCAAGACAGCATTCCGTCGCTCGACCAGGACTAG
- a CDS encoding NADH-ubiquinone oxidoreductase subunit, mitochondrial, with amino-acid sequence MKLIRPAQVARFSTSVLRAKPQLEVDRPVLSELPLSNSLDYAFTSFDKLKNWARKSSFWPATFGLACCAVEMMHVSAPRYDQDRLGIIFRASPRQSDVMIVAGTVTNKMAPALRQVYDQMPYPRWVISMGSCANGGGYYHYSYSVVRGVDRIVPVDIYVPGCPPSSEALMYGIFRLQKKIMAHQTHRMWYRAY; translated from the coding sequence ATGAAGCTAATCAGACCAGCACAAGTGGCCAGGTTTTCAACCTCTGTTTTGCGGGCCAAGCCGCAGCTCGAGGTCGACCGTCCTGTGCTTTCCGAACTGCCCCTGTCGAACTCTTTGGACTACGCTTTTACCTCtttcgacaagctcaaaaattgggcaagaaaaagctccTTCTGGCCAGCAACTTTCGGCCTGGCCTGCTGTGCCGTCGAGATGATGCACGTTTCCGCGCCACGGTACGACCAGGATCGTCTGGGAATCATTTTTCGTGCGTCTCCACGGCAATCGGACGTGATGATTGTGGCCGGCACCGTGACAAACAAGATGGCGCCGGCTCTTCGCCAGGTGTACGACCAGATGCCGTACCCAAGATGGGTGATTTCTATGGGCAGCTGTGCGAACGGCGGCGGCTACTACCATTACAGCTACAGCGTGGTGAGAGGTGTGGACCGCATAGTGCCTGTCGACATCTACGTGCCGGGGTGTCCTCCGTCGTCGGAGGCTCTGATGTACGGCATTTTCCGGctgcagaagaagatcatGGCCCACCAGACACACCGCATGTGGTACCGGGCGTACTAG
- a CDS encoding Glucan 1,3-beta-glucosidase produces MKFSSFSLIASSLLSLVAAAPVTLLKRDSRWDYANDKIYGVNIGGWLVLEPFITPSLFEAVSSDVPVDEYHYTEALGKEEAEKRLQEHWSTWIREEDFKGMANVGLNFVRIPIGYWAFQLAEGDPYVQGQQEYLDKALEWCAKYGLKAWVDLHGAPGSQNGFDNSGKRGEIGWQNTTGYVDLTLQVLDQIASKYGGSNYSDVIIGIELLNEPLGSNLDFDQLVDFYNKGYQLVRDNGNAPVIIHDAYLADHTFDNVLNTEQDPNIWEVIVDHHHYQVFDQGSLSQSIDEHVSTACGWGQSENTEYHYSLCGEWTAALTDCAKWLNGAGRGARYDATFGGGNYIGSCDQLYTANYDYFTPEVISNYRRYVEAQMDSFLYGKNAGWVFWCWKTENTIEWDMQRLLGLGIIPQPLDDRQYPNQCGFD; encoded by the coding sequence ATGAAGTTctcgtctttttctctCATTGCCAGTTCACTTCTTTCGCTCGTGGCTGCCGCTCCGGTCACCCTTCTTAAGAGAGACAGCCGTTGGGATTACGCAAACGACAAGATCTACGGTGTCAACATCGGAGGATGGCTCGTTCTCGAACCTTTCATCACGCCTTCCTTGTTCGAGGCAGTCTCCTCAGACGTGCCTGTGGACGAGTACCACTACACTGAGGCTCTGggaaaagaagaggccGAAAAACGTCTCCAGGAACACTGGTCCACGTGGATTAGAGAGGAGGACTTTAAGGGTATGGCAAATGTCGGTCTTAATTTCGTGAGAATCCCGATCGGATACTGGGCGTTCCAGCTTGCAGAGGGAGATCCTTATGTGCAGGGCCAGCAGGAGTATTTGGACAAGGCATTAGAATGGTGTGCAAAATATGGACTAAAGGCTTGGGTCGACTTGCACGGTGCCCCAGGCTCCCAAAACGGCTTTGATAACTCAGGAAAGAGAGGAGAGATCGGCTGGCAGAACACCACGGGCTATGTGGACCTCACACTCCAGGTGTTGGACCAGATAGCCTCGAAATACGGAGGTTCCAACTATTCTGACGTGATCATCGGCATCGAGCTCTTGAACGAGCCACTGGGCTCCAACCTCGACTTCGACCAACTCGTCGACTTCTACAACAAGGGTTACCAACTGGTCAGAGATAACGGAAACGCGCCTGTTATCATCCACGATGCATACCTTGCGGACCACACTTTCGACAACGTGCTCAATACCGAACAGGACCCAAACATTTGGGAGGTGATTGTTGACCACCACCACTATCAGGTGTTTGACCAAGGATCTTTAAGCCAGTCCATTGACGAGCACGTTTCGACGGCCTGCGGCTGGGGCCAGTCCGAAAACACCGAGTACCATTACAGTTTATGCGGAGAGTGGACTGCAGCTTTAACGGATTGTGCAAAATGGCTAAACGGAGCAGGCAGAGGTGCCAGATATGATGCCACTTTCGGTGGAGGAAACTACATTGGATCTTGTGATCAGCTCTACACAGCCAACTACGACTACTTCACTCCGGAAGTGATTTCGAACTATAGACGTTATGTGGAGGCACAGATGGATTCGTTCCTATATGGAAAGAATGCAGGATGGGTGTTCTGGTGTTGGAAGACCGAAAACACCATCGAATGGGACATGCAGAGGCTCCTTGGTTTAGGCATCATCCCACAACCTCTCGACGACAGACAATATCCAAACCAATGTGGATTTGATTAG